The Globicephala melas chromosome 13, mGloMel1.2, whole genome shotgun sequence genome includes a region encoding these proteins:
- the LOC115855221 gene encoding LOW QUALITY PROTEIN: hydroxycarboxylic acid receptor 2-like (The sequence of the model RefSeq protein was modified relative to this genomic sequence to represent the inferred CDS: deleted 1 base in 1 codon) — protein sequence MNLSHPHFLEIGKKNCCVFRDDFIAKVLPPVVGLEFVFGLLGNGLALWIFCFHLKSWKASRVFLFNLAVADFLLIICLPFLTDNYVRKWDWRFGEVPCRLMLFMLAMNRQGSIIFLTVVAVDRYFRVVHPHHALNKISNRTAALISCLLWGITIGLTMHLLYKKMLIRSHNSNLCSSFNICDTFRWHDAMFLLEFFLPLGIILFCSARIIWSLRQRQMNKHVKIKRAINFIMVVAVVFTICFLPSVAARIRIFWLLRTAGTRNCDTYRSVDLAFYITLSFTYMNSMLDPLVYYFSSPSFPNFFSTLVNRCLWRKVPDETENNRSTSVELTGDLSTTKNVPDTLTANPSEPQSPSYLTLASP from the exons ATGAACCTGTCCCACCCGCATTTTCTGGAAATAGGCAAGAAGAACTGCTGTGTGTTCCGGGATGATTTCATTGCCAAGGTGCTGCCGCCGGTGGTGGGGCTGGAGTTTGTGTTCGGGCTCCTGGGCAATGGCCTTGCCCTGTGGATTTTCTGCTTCCACCTCAAGTCCTGGAAAGCCAGCCGGGTGTTTCTGTTCAACTTGGCTGTGGCTGACTTCCTCCTGATCATCTGCCTGCCTTTCCTGACGGACAACTATGTGAGGAAGTGGGACTGGAGGTTTGGGGAAGTCCCCTGCCGGCTGATGCTCTTCATGTTGGCCATGAACCGCCAGGGCAGCATCATCTTCCTCACGGTGGTGGCCGTGGACAGGTACTTCCGAGTGGTCCATCCCCATCACGCTCTGAACAAGATCTCCAATCGGACGGCGGCGCTCATCTCCTGCCTCTTGTGGGGCATCACTATCGGCCTGACGATGCACCTCCTGTACAAAAAGATGCTGATCAGGAGTCACAATTCGAATTTGTGCAGCAGCTTCAACATCTGCGATACTTTCCGCTGGCACGACGCCATGTTCCTCCTGGAGTTCTTCCTGCCCTTGGGCATCATCCTGTTCTGCTCGGCCAGAATCATCTGGAGCCTGCGGCAGCGACAGATGAACAAGCATGTCAAGATCAAGAGGGCCATCAACTTCATCATGGTGGTGGCCGTCGTCTTCACCATCTGCTTCCTGCCCAGTGTGGCCGCGCGCATACGCATTTTCTGGCTCCTGCGCACCGCTGGTACGCGGAACTGTGACACCTATCGCTCAGTTGACCTGGCGTTTTACATCACCCTCAGCTTCACCTACATGAACAGCATGCTGGACCCTTTGGTGTATTACTTCTCCAGCCCATCTTTCCCCAACTTCTTCTCCACCTTGGTCAACCGCTGCCTATGGAGGAAGGTGCCGGATGAGACCGAGAATAACCGCAGCACAAGTGTCGAGCTCACGGGGGATCTGAGTACTACCAAGAATGTTCCCGACACT TTAACGGCCAATCCCAGTGAGCCTCAGAGCCCCTCTTATCTGACGCTGGCCTCTCCTTAA
- the HCAR1 gene encoding hydroxycarboxylic acid receptor 1, whose amino-acid sequence MENRSCCLIQGDPISQVMPPLLILAFVLGALGNGIALCGFCFHMKTWKPSTIYLFNLAVADFLLMICLPFRTDYYRRHRQWVFKDIPCRVALFMLATNRAGSIVFLTVVAVDRYFKVVHPHHTVNAISNRTAVGIICALWTMVILGTLYLLTENHLCVQEETTTCESFIMESANGWHDVMFQLEFFLPLSIILFCSFKIIWSLKRRQHLARQTRMKKATRFIMVVAVVFITCYLPSVSARLYFLWTVPTSACDPSVHVALHVTLSFTYVNSMLDPLVYYFSSPSFPKFYSKLKIHSLRPKRLGHSQRPEEMSISNLCRKSCIGVANSFQSQSDVQ is encoded by the coding sequence ATGGAAAACAGGTCGTGCTGCCTCATCCAGGGGGACCCCATCTCCCAGGTGATGCCGCCGCTGCTGATCCTGGCCTTTGTGCTGGGCGCCCTGGGCAACGGCATCGCCCTGTGTGGTTTCTGCTTTCACATGAAGACCTGGAAGCCGAGTACTATTTACCTTTTCAACTTGGCTGTGGCCGACTTCCTTCTCATGATCTGCCTGCCCTTTCGGACTGACTACTACCGCAGACACAGGCAATGGGTCTTTAAGGACATCCCTTGTCGGGTGGCACTCTTCATGCTGGCCACGAACAGGGCTGGGAGCATCGTCTTCCTCACGGTGGTGGCTGTGGACAGGTATTTTAAAGTGGTCCACCCCCACCATACGGTGAATGCCATCTCCAACCGGACTGCAGTTGGCATCATCTGTGCCCTGTGGACCATGGTCATCCTGGGGACTCTGTATCTTTTGACGGAGAACCATCTGTGTGTGCAAGAGGAGACCACAACTTGTGAAAGCTTCATCATGGAGTCGGCCAACGGCTGGCACGACGTCATGTTCCAGCTGGAATTCTTCCTGCCCCTCAGCATCATCTTGTTCTGCTCCTTCAAGATCATTTGGAGTCTGAAGCGGAGGCAGCACCTGGCCAGGCAGACTCGGATGAAGAAGGCTACCCGGTTCATCATGGTGGTGGCGGTTGTGTTCATCACCTGCTACCTGCCCAGCGTGTCAGCCAGACTGTATTTCCTCTGGACAGTGCCTACCAGCGCCTGCGATCCCTCTGTCCACGTAGCCCTCCACGTCACCCTCAGCTTCACCTACGTGAACAGCATGCTGGACCCCCTGGTGTACTATTTTTCAAGTCCCTCGTTCCCCAAATTCTACTCCAAGCTCAAAATCCACAGTTTGAGACCTAAGCGGCTAGGACACTCCCAGAGGCCAGAAGAGATGTCCATTTCAAACCTTTGTCGCAAGAGTTGCATCGGTGTGGCAAATAGCTTCCAAAGCCAATCCGACGTGCAGTGA